AGGATGAAGGCCTTGATTTTTTGCGCGGTACCGTCGTTCTTCCACTTGGCCGCGAGCTGCTTGGTGCCGTAGAGGCTGTCGGAGTCAGACCAGCTGACTGTAGCTTCTTCGCCGTCATCGAAAACCAGCCAGATGCTGTAACCGTCGTTGGGTTTTGATTTCAGGACGTTTGCGAGTTCGATCAGGAGGCCGCTGGTTGAGGCGCCGTCGTTGGCGCCGACAAAGTTCTCATTGCGCAGCGGGTAATTCGTGTCGTAATGGCTTGCGAGGACGATGATGCCGTCTTTCTTGCCGGGGATCTTCGCGATGATGTTGTTCATCGGAAAAGTTCCAGCGGCTGTATTCGCCGTGAACTTGTCTTGTTCTACTTGAATGCCCTGCAGGTGAGACACGATGTATTGCTCGACCTTGCGATGGGTTTCGCTGCCGATGGGACGTGGGCCGAAGGCGACGATTTCGCCGGCGTACTGGTAGGCCTTCTTTCCGTCGACCTTGGGCGCGGGTGGTTCATTCGCGGGAGGATCGTAGGAAGCGGGATTGATGGAAGCAGGTTTGGGCATCGGGGCCTCGGCCTTTGCCTGTGGCTGAGACTGGTCGCCGTTGCAGGCGGGCCACAATAAAACTGATCCCAACAGGAGTGCGATTAACACAGGAATGCCTCCGCGCTTGCATCGAGACTGCCCGTGAATTGGATGCTCAATCATGAGTTCTGTTCGGCTTCCCGTCGTGCTTTTCGTCGGGCCGGATGGACCACGTATGCCACGCCGATACTCAACAGGTAGAGAGCGATCATGGGCGCGGCGAAGATGCACATGTTCATGATATCGGTGGTCGGGGTAATGATGGCGGCAATAATAAAGATAACCAGGATGGAATAGCGCAGGTTGTTCCACATCCACTTAGCGCTCACAAGGCCCATCAACGAAAGAAAGAACACCAAGATCGGCATCTCGAAGACGACGCCGAGACCGAGAATGATGGTCATAAAGAGATCGGTGTACTCACCGATCGTCACCATGGGCTGGAACTGCGCGCCGTAGCCGACGAGGAAATCGAGCGCCGCGGGAAAGACGATCTTGTAGCCGAAGAAGCCGCCAGCCATGAAAAGAAATACCGTGCTGAACATGAACGGCAGCACGTAGCGACGCTCATGCTTGTAAAGCCCCGGAGCGATAAATGCCCAAACCTGGTAGAGGATAAAAGGCGAAGCTACGAAAATCCCGCCTATCAATCCTAACTTCAAGTACATGTTGAAGGGTTCGGTCGGATTCAGGTATGTGAGCTTCTGGTCGAGGCCATGGCGCTGCAGCGCGAACATGATGGGCTGCTGCATGTAGTTGTAAATCTTCTCGTGAAACCAGTAGACGATGCTGAAGCCGCCGATGATGGACAAGACAGACCAGATGATGCGCCGGCGCAGTTCCTCGAGGTGCTCGAGGAAACTCATCGACTGGAGTTGTTCGAGGCGCGATTTGGCGGCGCCGCTGGCTTCAGATGGCATTTGGCTCCCGATGGGACGTATTGATGGCGGGCTCGTCGTTGAAGCTCAACTGCTCGGGTTCGTGCGGCGCTTCCTCGTGAGTTGC
The Terriglobia bacterium genome window above contains:
- a CDS encoding M28 family peptidase; protein product: MPKPASINPASYDPPANEPPAPKVDGKKAYQYAGEIVAFGPRPIGSETHRKVEQYIVSHLQGIQVEQDKFTANTAAGTFPMNNIIAKIPGKKDGIIVLASHYDTNYPLRNENFVGANDGASTSGLLIELANVLKSKPNDGYSIWLVFDDGEEATVSWSDSDSLYGTKQLAAKWKNDGTAQKIKAFILLDMIGDKDLDITRETNSTPWLQDVIGRAADRLGYGSYFYKSDQAINDDQLPFKKIGIPVVDLIDFTYGFNNLFHHTTEDTMDKISPKSLQIVGDTVLESIRALNTK
- the tatC gene encoding twin-arginine translocase subunit TatC, which gives rise to MPSEASGAAKSRLEQLQSMSFLEHLEELRRRIIWSVLSIIGGFSIVYWFHEKIYNYMQQPIMFALQRHGLDQKLTYLNPTEPFNMYLKLGLIGGIFVASPFILYQVWAFIAPGLYKHERRYVLPFMFSTVFLFMAGGFFGYKIVFPAALDFLVGYGAQFQPMVTIGEYTDLFMTIILGLGVVFEMPILVFFLSLMGLVSAKWMWNNLRYSILVIFIIAAIITPTTDIMNMCIFAAPMIALYLLSIGVAYVVHPARRKARREAEQNS